Proteins from one Sabethes cyaneus chromosome 2, idSabCyanKW18_F2, whole genome shotgun sequence genomic window:
- the LOC128737192 gene encoding zinc finger matrin-type protein 2, which produces MSMRPDDHRRKWDRKEYERLAQERALAKANTTTEDEPVTKELLKQREYKVDLDSKLGKSMVINKSTPSSQSGGYYCNVCDCVVKDSINFLDHINGKKHQRNLGMSMKVERSSLDQVKERFKINKKKTEEKKKDYELESRVKEAKEEEERYREYKREKRKERKRKIEEVDDADAGTSELAAIMGFAGFGGSKKN; this is translated from the exons ATGTCGATGCGCCCCGATGATCATCGCCGGAAATGGGACCGAAAGGAATACGAACGGTTAGCCCAGGAACGTGCTCTTGCCAAAGCGAATACTACCACCGAAGATG AACCAGTTACGAAGGAACTGCTCAAGCAACGCGAGTACAAAGTCGACCTTGACTCAAAACTGGGCAAGAGCATGGTAATTAACAAGAGTACTCCATCGTCACAATCCGGCGGTTATTACTGCAACGTGTGCGATTGTGTGGTCAAGGATTCTATCAACTTCCTCGACCACATCAACGGCAAAAAGCATCAACGTAATCTGGGCATGTCGATGAAAGTCGAGAGAAGCTCGCTGGATCAGGTGAAGGAACGtttcaaaatcaacaaaaagaaaaccgaggaaaagaaaaaagattaCGAGCTGGAGAGTCGCGTGAAAGAAGCTAAGGAAGAGGAGGAACGTTACCGGGAATATAAACGCGAGAAGAGGAAAGAACGTAAACGGAAAATTGAGGAAGTTGACGACGCCGATGCTGGTACCTCGGAACTTGCTGCCATTATGGGATTCGCAGGTTTCGGTGGATCAAAAAAGAACTAG
- the LOC128737175 gene encoding ribosome biogenesis protein BRX1 homolog has protein sequence MKVKAAEKKSKPKANKRNEKTAKKRKLEEIDASSEDEGIELKDTRTSDEPVPKKTKWINKQRVLVLCARGINHRDRHLMKDLKSLMPHHRSEPKMERWKTLSVVNEMSEMKHCNKVVLFEGRRKRDLYMWLANVKEGPSVKFLIENVNTMGEMKLTGNCLRGSRPILSFDQEFTKQPHLAVIKELLTQIFGVPNHHPKSQPFIDRVISFTCLDNRIWYRHFQVLSEDGGLAEIGPRFVLNPIRIFEGSFCGNPIWENPTYQSPAKHRQLLRKAAKDKYLNKQKQKIDNVVNAPKHTHDFDPHADVFQGDVHKKAQELVSKDNQIKAKEAKRKAIEEQHARMSKKEEMKKLKKLAQTKKVNKVQNKKSKPSKVNSKKAKSNSKSKSSAQECE, from the exons ATGAAGGTGAAAGCGGCCGAAAAGAAATCAAAACCTAAGGCCAACAAGCGAAATGAGAAAACAGCCAAGAAGCGAAAACTGGAAGAAATAGATGCCTCTTCGGAGGATGAAGGGATAGAGCTGAAAGATACCAGAACGTCGGATGAACCAGTACCTAAAAAG ACTAAATGGATCAACAAGCAGCGTGTGTTGGTATTATGCGCCCGTGGTATCAATCATCGCGATCGTCACCTGATGAAGGATTTGAAGTCGTTGATGCCTCACCATCGTTCAGAACCGAAGATGGAACGCTGGAAGACGCTTTCGGTGGTGAACGAGATGAGCGAAATGAAACATTGCAATAAGGTGGTACTTTTCGAGGGACGTCGAAAACGGGATTTATATATGTGGCTGGCAAATGTTAAAGAGGGACCGTCggtgaaatttttaattgaaaacgtTAACACCATGGGAGAAATGAAGCTAACGGGAAACTGTTTACGCGGATCTCGTCCGATACTTTCTTTCGATCAGGAATTCACTAAGCAGCCACACTTGGCTGTAATTAAGGAATTGCTGACGCAAATATTTGGCGTTCCGAACCACCATCCGAAGAGTCAACCGTTTATTGACCGAGTGATTAGCTTCACATGTTTGGATAACCGCATCTGGTATCGTCATTTTCAGGTCCTATCCGAGGATGGTGGACTAGCGGAAATCGGTCCTCGATTTGTGCTAAATCCGATTCGTATTTTTGAAGGTTCCTTCTGCGGTAATCCGATCTGGGAGAATCCGACCTATCAGAGCCCAGCGAAACACCGGCAGTTGCTGCGAAAGGCTGCTAAAGACAAGTATTTGaacaagcaaaagcaaaagattGATAATGTGGTAAATGCGCCTAAACATACCCATGATTTCGATCCTCATGCTGATGTTTTCCAAGGAGATGTTCATAAGAAGGCACAAGAATTGGTTTCGAAGGACAATCAAATTAAAGCAAAGGAAGCCAAACGAAAGGCGATTGAAGAGCAGCATGCTCGTATGAGCAAGAAGGAAGAAATGAAAAAGCTGAAGAAGCTGGCCCAGACAAAAAAGGTAAATAAGGTACAGAATAAAAAGAGCAAACCAAGCAAGGTAAAttcgaaaaaagcaaaaagcaataGTAAGAGCAAATCTAGCGCTCAGGAATGTGAATAA
- the LOC128736531 gene encoding uncharacterized protein LOC128736531, translating into MGIFHSKVAPSETLLNPLNLSDPRSPTVNINRSPIGTVNEITPDKSTITKVRDLTTDLTEILDSAQTPTAEKLQSVVDPRSPSFFLRTPLILNETDASNISLQGSSIEYEEISSQSDISFSDKSLSFKECDDSLTKIIESSVVTATEQAGSGSIFSDTSLNTELEAQIDCIIQGLYDAGKDPRSPSIQIQRTPIVFEEDESKIEDKPTDEENEKKQGKQATEMLTIIHQNENQLVAPVVTTPNKEKLLDNANVNVVTQQQQQRTPLGCVTNVKAPSANAGSSSLRKTALLGQMKQNVFVAEDNADAINGKRRSLPRSKIPTLRMK; encoded by the exons ATGGGGATATTTCATAGCAAAGTAGCACCGTCGGAAACTTTATTAAATCCGTTAAACTTATCTGATCCTCGATCTCCAACAGTAAATATAAACCGTAGTCCGATTGGGACTGTGAATGAG ATCACGCCAGACAAATCCACCATCACAAAAGTACGCGATCTTACGACAGATCTAACAGAAATTCTCGATAGTGCTCAAACTCCAACAGCTGAGAAACTGCAATCCGTAGTGGATCCTCGATCGCCTAGCTTTTTCCTCAGGACGCCGCTTATATTAAACGAAACAGATGCTTCGAACATAAGTCTGCAGGGATCTTCAATTGAATATGAAGAAATCAGCTCCCAAAGTGATATTTCCTTTAGCGACAAATCTTTGTCTTTCAAAGAATGTGATGATTCTTTGACAAAAATCATTGAAAGTTCCGTGGTAACTGCTACCGAACAAGCCGGTAGCGGTAGCATCTTTAGCGACACCAGTTTGAACACCGAGCTAGAGGCTCAGATTGACTGTATCATTCAGGGATTGTATGATGCAGGTAAAGATCCACGTTCCCCTTCTATACAAATTCAACGGACACCCATCGTGTTCGAGGAAGATGAAAGCAAAATCGAAGATAAGCCCACAGACGAAGAGAACGAAAAGAAACAAGGCAAGCAGGCAACAGAAATGTTAACGATCATTCATCAGAATGAGAATCAACTGGTGGCGCCAGTTGTGACAACTCCCAACAAGGAGAAGTTGCTCGATAATGCGAACGTGAACGTTGTtactcagcagcagcagcagcgtacTCCTCTTGGTTGCGTAACGAACGTAAAAGCACCATCAGCCAATGCGGGCAGCAGTTCCCTGCGGAAGACGGCATTATTGGGACAGATGAAACAAAATGTTTTTGTTGCAGAAGACAACGCGGATGCAATCAACGGTAAAAGGCGATCGCTGCCACGATCCAAAATTCCGACACTCAGAATGAAATAA
- the LOC128734331 gene encoding phosphatidylserine lipase ABHD16A yields the protein MPFYKYLLSPKLFKEYDGTKEVYEPGALEKYGDQLLTALNLMWSFGYYTSPLLITFLYRRGYFVADSVGTLAKFTTGIGLLVAVSLCMRGLGRSMSVVYVRFAECLESAKRNEKDQEAKSHIRKYDFDFKDWPVDFTVKSSVQRVQLPRNKPLWISSLPCQIVAYLAIHTFGIRMIYPGSVRLLQSYIEPMLLQGRIKLITENDGKRNKVKTADGNEIDTLFVDNRSKSPNGRTLIICSEGNAGFYEIGIMSTPIDLKYSVLGWNHPGFAGSSGRPYPDQDQNAVDAVLQFALTDLGFTPENIILYGWSIGGYSTLYAASQYPDVKGVILDATFDDVLQLALPRMPESISNIVKIAVRDYVNLNNTELISQYNGPVMLIRRTDDEIICSEEGNLATNRGNFLLINMLKHRFPNIFKTDQENLVKEILSKPIEFNRNEQDELCLSLLMSYLGDNGNNGTSRSYPIEIGEEYTSEQRDSMAKYLIKKHLHDFKSSHCTPLLAEHFQLPWEIPNDTDFVFT from the exons ATGCCGTTCTATAAGTATTTATTATCTCCAAAGCTCTTCAAAGAGTATGATGGAACAAAG GAAGTGTATGAACCTGGTGCGCTGGAGAAATATGGAGATCAATTATTGACAGCT TTAAATTTGATGTGGAGCTTTGGCTACTATACATCGCCTCTGTTGATCACATTCTTGTACCGTCGGGGTTATTTCGTGGCTGATTCCGTTGGAACTTTGGCCAAATTTACGACGGGCATTGGTTTGCTGGTAGCCGTTTCCTTGTGTATGCGGGGACTGGGTCGGTCTATGAGTGTGGTTTATGTGCGTTTTGCAGAATGTTTGGAAAGTGCCAAACGAAACGAGAAAGACCAGGAAGCTAAAAGTCACATTCGAAAATATGATTTCGATTTTAAAGATTGGCCTGTTGATTTTACTGTTAAGAGTAGCGT acaaCGTGTGCAACTACCCCGCAACAAGCCATTATGGATCTCTTCCCTTCCATGTCAAATTGTAGCTTACCTTGCTATTCACACCTTCGGTATTCGTATGATCTATCCTGGCTCTGTGCGATTGTTGCAGAGCTATATTG AACCCATGTTGCTTCAGGGTCGTATAAAGCTGATCACGGAGAATGATGGCAAACGCAACAAAGTTAAAACGGCCGATGGAAATGAAATAGATACCTTATTCGTAGACAATCGCAGTAAAAGCCCGAACGGGCGTACACTTATTATTTGTTCGGAAGGCAATGCTGGTTTCTATGAAATTGGAATTATGTCCACCCCAATCGATTTGAAATATTCGGTTCTTGGTTGGAACCATCCAGGATTTGCTGGAAGCAGC GGTCGTCCATATCCAGACCAGGATCAGAATGCGGTTGATGCAGTGCTTCAGTTTGCTTTAACCGATCTTGGTTTCACGCCAGAAAACATTATTCTCTATGGTTGGAGTATTGGCGGGTACTCAACGCTTTATGCGGCTTCACAATATCCGGACGTTAAAGGAGTAATCCTGGATGCCACCTTTGATGACGTGTTGCAGCTGGCACTGCCTCGAATGCCTGAGAGTATTTCCAACATTGTTAAAATTGCCGTTAGAGATTATGTGAATTTAAACAACACGGAACTGATCTCACAATATAATGGTCCAGTAATGTTGATCAGACGAACGGATGATGAAATCATATGCTCCGA GGAGGGTAATCTTGCGACGAACAGAGGAAATTTTCTGCTAATCAAtatgcttaaacatcgcttTCCAAATATATTCAAAACAGACCAGGAAAACCTGGTGAAAGAAATTTTATCGAAACCCATCGAATTCAATAGGAATG AACAAGACGAACTTTGTCTCTCGCTGTTGATGTCTTATTTGGGGGACAACGGCAATAACGGTACATCACGAAGTTATCCCATCGAAATTGGAGAGGAATATACCAGCGAACAAAGGGATTCGATGGCGAAGTATCTC ATTAAAAAACATTTGCACGATTTTAAATCGTCCCATTGTACACCTCTACTCGCGGAGCACTTCCAATTGCCGTGGGAAATTCCAAACGATACTGATTTTGTGTTCACATAA
- the LOC128734336 gene encoding choline transporter-like 1 produces the protein MGCFESKSSDQHQPTAVRGCTDIFWLIVYVLFWVALLIIAVFSFVYGNPLRIINGYDSFGNTCGVESNEKFSHFPLSGMNTLDKPYVFFLDIKELRQTLKICVKECPKREIASAIELYRYYEERGAQYCRYDFNMSLLTTQEASGPKYFAFAGPCPKFPVHEQSPVLHRCIPTGKNAPLHQVKDMYALINSWGAAQQIFSDLYKTWPTIVLICALSLIFSIILITMLHWLTSIISWLICIFVAVASIGITGILWWSYYKSKHSMDVDPKMSYLEELVRNETTIYVLAILATFIMIILLVIIYYLREKLSGLAALFEEAGKCMIELPGLAGPPVLAFIALAIFLTFWVVVIVCLATANYPHSKPLLPFTQLKENPNKTEATVKPDVAIINNTYKSLELVEYPEADYLRHMLWLYIIGLVWTTEFIFACQQLAIAGAVAYWYFRKPTDTPVLQAIAKLVKYHLGSVAKGSLIITLFKIPRLILTYLYAKLKRHQQEGSECASCCLKCCICSFWLLEKFIRYLNHNAYTVIAIESVNFCPAAKIAWNALVTNALQVATINGIGDFVLFLGKLAVAALCGLISILMLRDNPNVHFYMAPVIIITIFSFFIAHIILSLYEMVVDTLFLCVCEDRTINGNSGRWKESNLARLLGESPETDAVEAPMQVVEMTAITKQPFSVQNLQMTDIDNNTA, from the exons ATGGGGTGCTTCGAGAGCAAATCCAGCGATCAGCATCAGCCTACGGCTGTTCGCGGATGTACGGATATTTTCTGGCTGATTGTCTACGTTCTGTTTTGGGTTGCCCTG CTAATAATTGCCGTCTTTTCATTCGTGTATGGCAATCCATTGCGTATCATCAACGGCTATGACTCGTTCGGCAATACATGTGGCGTTGAGAGCAACGAAAAATTTTCCCATTTCCCTCTTTCGGGTATGAACACGCTCGACAAACCATACGTTTTCTTCTTAGACATCAAGGAACTGCGCCAGACGTTGAAAATATGTGTTAAGGAATGCCCTAAAAGGGAAATCGCGAGCGCAATAGAATTATACCGGTACTATGAGGAACGCGGGGCACAATATTGTCGGTATGATTTTAACATGAGTCTCCTGACAACACAGGAAGCGTCTGGCCCGAAATACTTCGCCTTCGCCGGTCCATGCCCAAAGTTTCCAGTTCACGAACAATCACCTGTGCTGCATCGTTGCATTCCGACCGGCAAAAACGCTCCACTGCATCAGGTGAAGGACATGTATGCGCTGATCAATTCATGGGGTGCTGCCCAACAGATTTTTAGCGATCTATATAAAACCTGGCCAACCATCGTGCTTATCTGTGCCCTTAGCTTGATTTTCTCCATTATCCTGATAACAATGCTGCATTGGTTAACATCGATTATTTCGTGGCTAATCTGTATCTTTGTCGCAGTTGCTAGTATTGGAATCACCGGCATTCTATGGTGGAGCTATTATAAGTCGAAACACAGCATGGATGTGGACCCAAAAATGTCCTACTTGGAAGAACTGGTGCGCAATGAGACTACGATTTACGTGCTCGCTATTTTGGCTACCTTTATAATGATCATTTTATTAGTTATTATTTACTACCTGCGTGAGAAACTAAGCGGTTTGGCTGCTCTGTTCGAAGAGGCGGGAAAATGTATGATTGAGTTACCAGGCTTAGCCGGCCCGCCAGTACTTGCGTTCATTGCGCTGGCGATATTTCTCACCTTTTGGGTGGTGGTCATTGTTTGTTTAGCCACCGCCAACTATCCGCATTCGAAACCGTTGCTGCCCTTCACACAGCTCAAGGAGAACCCGAACAAGACTGAGGCCACCGTTAAACCGGACGTGGCTATTATCAATAATACCTACAAAT CACTTGAATTGGTGGAATATCCTGAGGCCGACTACTTACGTCACATGCTTTGGTTGTACATTATTGGTCTAGTGTGGACAACGGAGTTTATTTTTGCCTGCCAACAGTTGGCTATAGCGGGAGCCGTTGCGTATTGGTATTTCCGTAAACCGACTGACACTCCCGTACTGCAAGCCATTGCCAAACTGGTGAAGTATCACTTGGGTTCGGTGGCTAAAGGATCGCTAATCATTACGCTTTTCAAGATACCTCGCTTGATATTGACTTATCTCTATGCAAA GCTGAAGCGCCACCAACAGGAAGGTTCGGAGTGTGCCAGTTGCTGTCTTAAGTGTTGTATCTGCAGTTTTTGGTTGCTAGAGAAGTTTATCCGTTATTTGAATCACAATGCCTATACTGTGATAGCGATTGAAAGTGTTAATTTTTGTCCGGCGGCCAAAATC GCATGGAATGCGCTGGTCACAAATGCCCTGCAGGTGGCCACCATCAATGGTATCGGTGATTTTGTGCTGTTCCTGGGTAAGCTAGCGGTAGCTGCCCTGTGCGGATTGATCAGTATTCTCATGCTGCGTGATAATCCCAATGTGCACTTTTACATGGCTCCCGTTATAATAATCACGATATTCTCCTTCTTCATTGCTCACATTATTCTGTCGCTGTATGAG aTGGTAGTCGATACATTGTTCCTCTGCGTTTGTGAGGATCGAACGATCAACGGCAACTCAGGTCGTTGGAAAGAAAGCAATTTAGCCCGCTTGCTTGGTGAATCACCGGAAACCGATGCCGTGGAAGCTCCGATGCAAGTAGTCGAAATGACCGCCATCACAAAACAACCCTTTTCAGTGCAAAATCTGCAAATGACTGACATCGATAACAACACGGCTTAA